A genomic region of Populus nigra chromosome 11, ddPopNigr1.1, whole genome shotgun sequence contains the following coding sequences:
- the LOC133667972 gene encoding chloride channel protein CLC-c-like isoform X2, with product MVLAAAAAALCAFIAPAAAGSGIPEVKAYLNGIDAHSILAPGTLFVKIFASILGVSAGFVVGKEGPMVHTGACIASLLGQGGSRKYHLTWTWLRYFKNDRQRRDLITCGAAAGVAAAFRAPVGGVLFALEEAASWWRSALLWRTFFTTAVVAIVLRAFMEFCATGKCGLFGKGGLIMYDVSSEKVQYSGPDVLAVILLGIIGGIFGSLYNYLVDKVLRTYSIINEKGAAFKISLVIAIALLTSCCSYGLPWFGSCIPCPTHITVSCPNTDESGNYKSFQCPPGYYNDIASLFLSTNDDAIRNLFSASTKKEFRISTLFLFFSAVYCLGIVTYGIAIPSGLFIPVILAGACYGRLVGRLFRSISNLDTGLFALLGAASFLGGTMRMTVSLCVILLELTNDLLLLPLVMLVLLISKTVADNFNKGVYDQIVKLKGLPYMEARAEPYMRHLVARDVVSSPLVTFLGIEKVGNILHALRTTGHNGFPVIDEPPFSDSPELCGLVLRSHLLVLLKGKNFSRERIPAGQEILRRFAVFDFAKAGSGKGVKLEDLDIEEEEMEMYVDLHPISNASPHTVVETMSLSKAAILFRQIGLRHMCVVPISQGRPPIVGILTRHDFMPEHILGLYPHIKPHK from the exons ATGGTGTTGGCGGCTGCTGCTGCAGCTCTATGCGCTTTCATTGCTCCAGCAGCAGCAGGTTCTGGTATTCCTGAAGTGAAAGCCTATCTTAATGGCATTGATGCTCATTCTATACTGGCTCCTGGTACCCTTTTTGTAAAG ATTTTTGCTTCTATTCTCGGTGTTTCTGCTGGATTTGTTGTTGGTAAAGAAGGGCCTATGGTTCACACTGGTGCATGCATAGCCTCTTTATTAGGGCAGGGGGGTTCTCGCAAGTACCATTTGACTTGGACATGGCTCAGATATTTCAAAAATGATCGTCAGAGACGAGATTTAATCACTTGCGGAGCTGCTGCTGGTGTGGCTGCTGCTTTTCGTGCTCCAGTTGGAGGCGTTCTTTTCGCTCTTGAAGAAGCAGCTTCATG GTGGCGGAGTGCTCTTCTTTGGAGAACTTTTTTCACTACAGCAGTGGTTGCTATAGTTTTGAGAGCTTTTATGGAATTTTGCGCTACCGGAAAGTGTGGGCTTTTTGGGAAAGGAGGTCTAATAATGTATGATGTGAGTTCAGAAAAGGTGCAATATAGTGGCCCGGATGTTTTAGCTGTGATACTCTTAGGCATCATCGGGGGGATTTTTGGAAGCTTGTATAACTATCTTGTGGATAAGGTTCTCCGTACTTACAGCATCATTAACGA AAAAGGTGCTGCATTTAAAATCTCACTTGTTATTGCCATCGCCCTGCTGACATCTTGTTGTTCTTACGGCCTGCCTTGGTTCGGGAGTTGCATCCCCTGCCCTACTCATATAACTGTGAGTTGTCCCAACACTGATGAATCTGGAAATTACAAAAGTTTTCAGTGCCCACCTGGTTATTACAATGACATTGCCTCCCTTTTTCTAAGCACTAATGATGATGCTATTCGCAACCTCTTTAGCGCCAGCACTAAAAAAGAATTTCGTATATCCACTCTCTTCCTCTTTTTCTCTGCTGTTTATTGTCTTGGCATTGTTACATATGGAATTGCTATCCCATCTGGACTTTTCATCCCCGTTATTTTAGCTGGAGCATGCTATGGCCGTCTTGTTGGGAGACTATTTAGATCCATCTCTAACCTTGACACCGGTCTCTTTGCCTTACTTGGAGCTGCATCCTTCCTTGGTGGTACCATGAGAATGACAGTTTCCCTTTGTGTAATACTGCTCGAACTCACTAATGATTTATTGTTGCTTCCCCTTGTGATGTTGGTTCTCCTTATCTCAAAAACCGTGGCTGATAACTTCAACAAGGGTGTCTATGACCAAATTGTGAAATTGAAAGGATTGCCTTACATGGAGGCCCGTGCAGAACCTTACATGAGGCATTTGGTTGCACGTGATGTTGTCTCTAGTCCATTGGTAACTTTTCTTGGTATTGAAAAGGTGGGCAATATACTGCATGCTTTGAGGACAACTGGACATAATGGGTTCCCAGTGATTGATGAACCACCTTTCTCAGATTCACCAGAACTGTGCGGCCTTGTCTTGAGGTCACATTTGCTTGTTTTGCTTAAAGGCAAGAATTTTTCAAGGGAAAGGATACCTGCTGGTCAAGAGATCTTGCGTAGATTTGCAGTATTTGATTTTGCTAAAGCAGGATCTGGGAAGGGTGTCAAGTTAGAGGATCTGGATATTGAAGAGGAAGAGATGGAGATGTATGTAGATCTTCATCCAATTAGCAATGCATCCCCGCACACCGTGGTTGAGACAATGTCACTTTCCAAAGCTGCAATTCTCTTTCGACAAATTGGTCTCAGGCACATGTGTGTAGTGCCAATAAGTCAAGGG AGACCTCCAATTGTTGGGATTTTGACTCGACATGACTTCATGCCAGAGCATATCTTGGGACTCTACCCTCATATCAAGCCTCACAAGTAG
- the LOC133667972 gene encoding chloride channel protein CLC-c-like isoform X1 encodes MRERKMDLDNRATHGLHTVKEEDVEGDIENDAKGILNSYNGAYSTEPLLVKRRNTTSQTAIVGANISLIESLDYEIAENELFKQDWRSRKKVQIFQYILLKWAFALLIGLFTGLVGFLNNIAVENISGFKLLLTNKLMRKQQYYKAFAAFAGCNMVLAAAAAALCAFIAPAAAGSGIPEVKAYLNGIDAHSILAPGTLFVKIFASILGVSAGFVVGKEGPMVHTGACIASLLGQGGSRKYHLTWTWLRYFKNDRQRRDLITCGAAAGVAAAFRAPVGGVLFALEEAASWWRSALLWRTFFTTAVVAIVLRAFMEFCATGKCGLFGKGGLIMYDVSSEKVQYSGPDVLAVILLGIIGGIFGSLYNYLVDKVLRTYSIINEKGAAFKISLVIAIALLTSCCSYGLPWFGSCIPCPTHITVSCPNTDESGNYKSFQCPPGYYNDIASLFLSTNDDAIRNLFSASTKKEFRISTLFLFFSAVYCLGIVTYGIAIPSGLFIPVILAGACYGRLVGRLFRSISNLDTGLFALLGAASFLGGTMRMTVSLCVILLELTNDLLLLPLVMLVLLISKTVADNFNKGVYDQIVKLKGLPYMEARAEPYMRHLVARDVVSSPLVTFLGIEKVGNILHALRTTGHNGFPVIDEPPFSDSPELCGLVLRSHLLVLLKGKNFSRERIPAGQEILRRFAVFDFAKAGSGKGVKLEDLDIEEEEMEMYVDLHPISNASPHTVVETMSLSKAAILFRQIGLRHMCVVPISQGRPPIVGILTRHDFMPEHILGLYPHIKPHK; translated from the exons atgagagaaagaaaaatggaCTTGGATAACAGGGCCACTCATGGGCTGCATACTGTTAAAGAAGAAGATGTGGAGGGAGACATTGAAAATGATGCCAAAGGAATACTAAATTCGTACAACGGTGCTTACAGTACTGAACCCCTCTTGGTGAAAAGGAGGAATACAACATCCCAGACTGCCATTGTTGGTGCCAACATTTCTCTTATTGAAAGCCTTGACTACGA GATTGctgaaaatgaattatttaaacaAGATTGGAGATCAAGAAAGAAAGTTCAGATATTTCAGTATATTTTGCTGAAGTGGGCATTTGCACTTCTTATTGGCCTTTTCACAGGACTTGTtggctttttaaataatatcgcAGTTGAGAACATATCTGGTTTCAAGTTGTTGCTGACTAATAAGCTCATGAGAAAGCAACA ATATTACAAGGCTTTTGCAGCATTTGCTGGTTGCAACATGGTGTTGGCGGCTGCTGCTGCAGCTCTATGCGCTTTCATTGCTCCAGCAGCAGCAGGTTCTGGTATTCCTGAAGTGAAAGCCTATCTTAATGGCATTGATGCTCATTCTATACTGGCTCCTGGTACCCTTTTTGTAAAG ATTTTTGCTTCTATTCTCGGTGTTTCTGCTGGATTTGTTGTTGGTAAAGAAGGGCCTATGGTTCACACTGGTGCATGCATAGCCTCTTTATTAGGGCAGGGGGGTTCTCGCAAGTACCATTTGACTTGGACATGGCTCAGATATTTCAAAAATGATCGTCAGAGACGAGATTTAATCACTTGCGGAGCTGCTGCTGGTGTGGCTGCTGCTTTTCGTGCTCCAGTTGGAGGCGTTCTTTTCGCTCTTGAAGAAGCAGCTTCATG GTGGCGGAGTGCTCTTCTTTGGAGAACTTTTTTCACTACAGCAGTGGTTGCTATAGTTTTGAGAGCTTTTATGGAATTTTGCGCTACCGGAAAGTGTGGGCTTTTTGGGAAAGGAGGTCTAATAATGTATGATGTGAGTTCAGAAAAGGTGCAATATAGTGGCCCGGATGTTTTAGCTGTGATACTCTTAGGCATCATCGGGGGGATTTTTGGAAGCTTGTATAACTATCTTGTGGATAAGGTTCTCCGTACTTACAGCATCATTAACGA AAAAGGTGCTGCATTTAAAATCTCACTTGTTATTGCCATCGCCCTGCTGACATCTTGTTGTTCTTACGGCCTGCCTTGGTTCGGGAGTTGCATCCCCTGCCCTACTCATATAACTGTGAGTTGTCCCAACACTGATGAATCTGGAAATTACAAAAGTTTTCAGTGCCCACCTGGTTATTACAATGACATTGCCTCCCTTTTTCTAAGCACTAATGATGATGCTATTCGCAACCTCTTTAGCGCCAGCACTAAAAAAGAATTTCGTATATCCACTCTCTTCCTCTTTTTCTCTGCTGTTTATTGTCTTGGCATTGTTACATATGGAATTGCTATCCCATCTGGACTTTTCATCCCCGTTATTTTAGCTGGAGCATGCTATGGCCGTCTTGTTGGGAGACTATTTAGATCCATCTCTAACCTTGACACCGGTCTCTTTGCCTTACTTGGAGCTGCATCCTTCCTTGGTGGTACCATGAGAATGACAGTTTCCCTTTGTGTAATACTGCTCGAACTCACTAATGATTTATTGTTGCTTCCCCTTGTGATGTTGGTTCTCCTTATCTCAAAAACCGTGGCTGATAACTTCAACAAGGGTGTCTATGACCAAATTGTGAAATTGAAAGGATTGCCTTACATGGAGGCCCGTGCAGAACCTTACATGAGGCATTTGGTTGCACGTGATGTTGTCTCTAGTCCATTGGTAACTTTTCTTGGTATTGAAAAGGTGGGCAATATACTGCATGCTTTGAGGACAACTGGACATAATGGGTTCCCAGTGATTGATGAACCACCTTTCTCAGATTCACCAGAACTGTGCGGCCTTGTCTTGAGGTCACATTTGCTTGTTTTGCTTAAAGGCAAGAATTTTTCAAGGGAAAGGATACCTGCTGGTCAAGAGATCTTGCGTAGATTTGCAGTATTTGATTTTGCTAAAGCAGGATCTGGGAAGGGTGTCAAGTTAGAGGATCTGGATATTGAAGAGGAAGAGATGGAGATGTATGTAGATCTTCATCCAATTAGCAATGCATCCCCGCACACCGTGGTTGAGACAATGTCACTTTCCAAAGCTGCAATTCTCTTTCGACAAATTGGTCTCAGGCACATGTGTGTAGTGCCAATAAGTCAAGGG AGACCTCCAATTGTTGGGATTTTGACTCGACATGACTTCATGCCAGAGCATATCTTGGGACTCTACCCTCATATCAAGCCTCACAAGTAG